Proteins encoded together in one Carya illinoinensis cultivar Pawnee chromosome 3, C.illinoinensisPawnee_v1, whole genome shotgun sequence window:
- the LOC122303660 gene encoding uncharacterized protein LOC122303660, translating into MEANRKRRGFIKGKLMSFQRAAKPSSIVQYTSKLAKPSQSSPSTASVGFLVQQDYVVSQPNQKVSFIVPADDSRDLISSQYDSLYGIAADETVDTKAATYISSVQERFKLERMKSEHKKCQVDALM; encoded by the coding sequence ATGGAGGCAAACCGTAAGCGCAGAGGGTTCATTAAAGGGAAGTTGATGTCATTCCAACGAGCAGCGAAGCCTTCCTCAATTGTGCAATATACCAGCAAGCTGGCTAAGCCCAGCCAGTCTTCTCCTTCAACTGCCTCAGTAGGCTTTCTAGTCCAACAGGACTATGTCGTTTCTCAGCCGAATCAGAAGGTGTCGTTTATAGTACCTGCCGATGACAGCCGCGACTTGATAAGCAGCCAATACGACAGCCTATATGGTATAGCGGCTGATGAGACCGTCGATACAAAGGCTGCAACGTATATATCTTCTGTTCAAGAACGTTTCAAGCTTGAAAGAATGAAATCGGAACACAAGAAGTGCCAGGTGGATGCACTCATGTAG